Genomic segment of Candidatus Bathyarchaeia archaeon:
AAACAAGATCAACATCGCCTCAGCCACCGATCTAGCCTTGAAAATCACCACCACGCAGAAGACCCCGACAGGAACCTACAACTTGACGTTGAAAATCGAGGGAGGTGGCATCAAAAACCAGATAACCCTCACCTTGACGATAAAATAAAATGGAGGAAGTGAAAATAAGCTTGATATTAGAAAACGAAATGGGGAGGTCTCAATGAAGCTGTTTGTTCAAGCGCCGATTGGGCCCCAGACGGGGTTAGCTGAAATAGAGGTCATACCAGACCACACCATCGGAGAGATTAAACAGCAGGTCTGCGCCTCCTTCGGCGTCGACCCTTCAACGGTGGCCCTCATGTACGGGGGTATGGTCCTCGACGAGGGAACCACCGTCTCCCATGCTGGTATACCTGAAAACGCCCAGCTGGCCCTCATGCCGTACAATATAATCGGCGGCAAGCCTAATTGAACCTGCAACTACTATACGATGAAAAAAAGTTCGTCAACCATCAATTCCCCACAGTCACGGCGATAGGGGACCCTCCAACCATATACGAAGGTCTACTACGCTGCGAGAAAGGGGAAGTAAAAAAACTTGCTGAAAAAGACATATGGCCATTCACCGAGTACGTGAGCTGGCATAAATTTAAGCTGGAGCTTCCCAACGATTATCCGCTTACCCCTCCAAAGGCCACATGGCTAACGGACATAGCCCACCCGAACATCGTCCCAAACATACCTGGAGCGGTGTGCATCTCCATTCTAGGTGAAGGTTGGAGACCAGACCTAAAGATCGTTTCCGTAATTAACGCCTTATACTACCTCCTTTCAGACCCAAATCCAGACAACGTCTTCGACCATCCAAGGTGCCTAGAGGCCGCGGAAATATGTAGAAAATACGGATTTCCTAAGCATAGGATTGAAAGGAAAGAAGAGGAAACAGCCAAGTTTAACATCATACCCATCCCAACCGCCACGCCGAAGACCCAGGACGTAGGCGACATCCTTCGGTTCAAGCTTAGGGACAAGTAATGCAGAGGAAAATCGATGAAAGTAGAGGTTGAAATTCCCCGTTTAAAGAAAATCATCATCGATGTGGACGAAGAATCGACGGTAGAGCAGCTGAAGAAAAGGCTATGCGAAGAGTTATCCCTAGAAAGCTCCTTAACCACGATCCTTCAAGGAGGAAAACCCATACCGGAAGGTCAGCAGTTAAAGAATCAGAATGAGGGGAAATTTGAGCTAGACTACCTTTGGTCCAGGCAGGCGCTAATATGGGGCTTAGAGGGGCAAAAACTTCTTCGAGAATCTAAGGTTTTCATCGCGGGGGCAGGGGCCTTGGGAAACGAGACAGCTAAAAACCTAGCATTAATGGGAGTTGGCCATATAACCATAGCCGACCACGATAAGGTGGAAACGTCAAACCTGAGTCGATGCGTCTTCTTCGATAAAAAGGATGTGGGGAAGTTCAAGGCCCACACCCTAGCTCAGAAGCTGGGAAAAAAGTTTCCCTACGTGAAGTTCAAGGCCTACAACATGAGGGTGGAGGAAGTGCCTGAGGAGGAGTTCCTTTCCTCTAACGTTTTAATCAGCGGCCTAGACAACCTCACCTCCAGAGCCTACATGGCCTCTCTTGCTAACAGGTATAACATACCTCTCGTGGATGGAGGCATGGTCGGTAACCTATGTAGAGTTCAGAGCTTCAGCCCCGGACAATCACCATGCCCCATATGCATGGTACCCGTACTGGATTACGGTCAGCTTACAGGGTTAAGAAATCCATGCTCAGCCCCTCTGGAGGAGACAACCATCCCATCCTTCATAACAGCCACCTCCCTCGTGTCTGCCGTTCAAAGCTCCGAAGCCGTAAAGCTAATACTCAAGGGGGCTAACAGTCTCCGCGAAGATTTGAACCTCCGCCCGTTGGAGGGGGTTCTCATCATCGATTTACAGTTTAACAGGTTTTCACTCATGCCTCTCAAGAAAAATCCAAACTGCTTCGTGTGCGGGATCCGGGGGATCGCGAAGAACCACGTAAGGATTCTTGAACTTAACTTCAACGGGCAACCCGTTCCATACCGTCTATTAATCGAGAAAATTAAGGAGAAGCTGGAAGCTGAAGAGCTCCACCTATACGAGAGAAAAAATGGACGTTACATCAATTTAGTGAAGAATCAACGTGCAGATGAGAAAAGAATAAACACAGGAAGCTACATACACGTTATATTTAAAAACAGAAAGGACGAATATAGGGAGACAATTATCAAGCTCATATAGAGGAGATCTATGATGGTAACTTGCCCAATATGTGGAAGGGAAATCTATCCCCAAGCCACGTTCTGCGCGTATTGCGGTACGCCCTCAGCTGGCCCCACTCCCTTCGCCACCCCTCTCGTCGCTGCTCCTTTCGCTGCTCCTACGGTGAAGCCTGTTCCCTCTGTTAGGGTGGTTTCGCCTGTAGCCCCTGCGATGGCCCCTGCGCCTGTCAGGGTTCCGCCTCCAGGCATGNNNNNNNNNNNNNNNNNNNNNNNNNNNNNAACTTGCCCGCCGTCTACGTGTGCAATCGATGCGGCCGACCCATATGCCGAGACGACGCCAAAGCCTACAGCGACCTCATCCTATGCCCACAATGCTACTTCTTTGTGTCTCCGAGGGTTTTCACTCCAGTTTACCAGCCCGTCTTAACCTATCCACCGCGTCCAAGAGCTGGCTTCTGGTAACCCCTAAATCCTTCTCAGCCTTGGAGATTGAGATCTCTCCACCCCTCTCTGCTATGTATTTAAACACCTTTTCATCGAGTGTTGGCCCCTCAACTGTTTGCGGGGCCTCGTAACCGAGGCCGAGACGCTGGCCTTCATCCTGTTGTACTCCGCATCTATCGCAGAACCTCGAGGTGCTGGGGATCATCTCTCCGCATGAAGTACATGGCTTGTAGCGAAACGCGCCCCCTAAAGCAGACTCTTCACCCCAACCAAGCTTTAACCTCTGAACCCAACCCCATTTTAATGCGATTAGAACCCCGGCCACAGCGGCCCCGGCCAACGCTAAAAGCAGAACAAAAATCCGGCTTATTACCAACACCTTGAATTGAGCTTGAGCAGGATCACGTTTCTCATCCCCTCCGTAAATGACGTTCACCAACATCTGTCCGGGGTGATGGAAGGGGATTTTTACATCAACCCGCCCATCTTTGTCAGTTTCAAAAATTCTCTGTTCAACAACCTTACCGTTTAAAACGACCTCCATTCTCAAGGATGCGTGGGGAATTCCTTGGCCGCTTGAATCCAGTAAGTAGGCTGTAGTCCTCAACATGCTGCCTTCGAAAATGACGCTGGACGAAGACACGGTGACGCGGGTCTCGATGGCTCTTACGATGGTTTCTATTTCCGCCTTCGAACCCCTGTAGTTTTCATCCCCCCCATACTCGGCTCTTAAAATATGGCTTCCCTTCACCTCTGGTTTAAAGACGAGTTCAGCGAATCCCGTCCCGTTCGTTTCCACCACATCCAGTTTCGAGCCATCCAAATAGAATGTTATTAAACGCGTCTCCATCGGCATAGCCCCTCCTTCGGATAGCTTTGCCAACAGCCGATAACCTTCGTTCACGAACATTTCAGGTGGTGCGTATAACTTTAGCGTAGTTTCGGCCTGAGACACATGGAATTCCACAGCGCTTTCAGCGGGTTTTAAGCTTTCTGACCCTATGTAGCGAGCCATAAACCTATGCTTGCCCGCAGTGAAGTTGACGATCGAGTTGAAGGCAGCCCACCCTTCCCCGTCCGTGATGGCGGATCCCACCTCCAGATCGTCGACTTCAAACACCACTTTCTCCCCCACTATGGGATTCCCATGAGCGTCAAGCAGCCTCGCCTTAAACTGAATGGGCGAGCTAAAAACAACTTCACCTGGACCAGCGATATCGAGTCTCGTTTCCACCTTCTCGACAGTGACCTTGAGGGAAAATCTTTCCTTATGGACGATGCCCCTGAAATCTGAGAAAGTGACCTCCACCGGGACATCTTTCACCCCAACCGTGCCGTTTCGAAATGTTATCATAACTTCTCCAACGGCTTTTTGGAGGGGTTCCAACTCCCCCAACATGAAGTGGTTAGGCTGGATTAACAGTTCCCTCGAAACAAACATGGCCTCCACTTCGTACATAACGTCATTTCCCCCGTTTCGGAAAGAGAACACCATGCTCTTATTTTCCCCCACATGGAGAAGTCCCTCCTCCAACTTCACGTCCACGACTTTCAGGTTCACCACTTCGACTGTGAAGGTTTTCTCATCCTCAACAATGGTCAAGGACTGGTTTTGCCTAAGCAGGGCTATGGTGAACGTTTTAGCCGGGGGCCCAGTCACGCTATGTAGCGTAAGCCGCCTTTTCACAGAGCTTCCTTGTGGACATTGCCAGGTATTGGGAAACTCATCTAAAATAACGATCTCATCCGACTTAACCCTCATGTAAAAGTTGGCATCTGAATCCGGGACGTTTCGGTTAACAACTGAAACCCTCACAGTAACGTCTTCTCCCTCATAAACTTTTGATGGATAATTTAACTCTTCGATCACGGCTCCCCTTTGGGCGTAAGAGGCGCCGAGTAAGGGTTGAGCCCCTAAGAGGATTAGAAAGAGAGCTAGGAGTGCGCGGTTTTTCCGTTGAAGATTACGCATGTTAAGGCGCCTACTGAAGCTTAGGGTCTTCTCCGCCTCCTTTTCAACGCCTTTTTTGAGATAAACGTTTTTACCATGAACAATTTTATTTTCTGGAATAGGAAGGTTTAAGCATTGACAGCTAAGGTGTTCGGTGAGACAATTTGGGTGTAAACAACTACTACAGAGGAAGGGGTCGAGAGTATCACGTGCTCAGAATTTTGAGGAGGGAAGGTTGGCGCTGCAGTAGAAGCGCGGCCTCCCACGGTCCAGTAGACATTTTCGCCGGGAAGGGTGGTGAGACCCTCTTGATTCAGGTGAAGAGTGGGGGAAAAAGGATTTCTGAAGAGGATGAAATGGAGTTAAGAAACTGGGCTAAGGCCTTCAACGGCAGAGCTGAGGTATGGTACTTTCAGAAGGGACGTAGGATTGAAAGAAAAAGAGTTGCTTGAATACTTTTACCCGTCTCTCTTAACTTAATTCTTCCGCTAAGCTATCAGGTAAAATATGAGGTAAAATATAAGGTGCTCAAAGGTAAGACAAAGATCCTCATACCAGGAAAGAGGGGGAAAACAGGGGTAATCTACATCCCAGCCGATCTCATCAAGGACTCATCATTTCCATTCAAGCCTAAGGAAGAGCTTCAAATAAGAATCTTTAATGAAAAACTCATCGTGGAGAAGTGGAAGCCTGATCAAGATGAACGTAAATGAGCTTAAGGCCCTCAGGTTCACAGGCATCGTCGAATGCGCCGTCAAATCCGGTGAAAGCGACCCCGTTTCAAGCTACCTCACTCGCTTAGGGGGAAACCTGAAATATAGAAGAAGGCGAGGAGGCTTCTACGCTTTCAAAGGCGGCTTCATCCAGCCCCTTCAAATCGATTCAAATAGTTCAAAGGACCCCCTCACACACCTCATCTTTCGATTTAAAGAGTCGAGGATTAGCTTCCTCGACAGACTAGTAGAGGCTGCGACCGTAGATAAAGAGGAATGTATACTCACCTACAGCATGCGTTGTCGAAACGTAAGCGAAAAGGTAACGTCGACCCCCAGTCTAAGAGAACCC
This window contains:
- a CDS encoding ubiquitin-like protein produces the protein MKLFVQAPIGPQTGLAEIEVIPDHTIGEIKQQVCASFGVDPSTVALMYGGMVLDEGTTVSHAGIPENAQLALMPYNIIGGKPN
- a CDS encoding ubiquitin-conjugating enzyme E2, coding for MNLQLLYDEKKFVNHQFPTVTAIGDPPTIYEGLLRCEKGEVKKLAEKDIWPFTEYVSWHKFKLELPNDYPLTPPKATWLTDIAHPNIVPNIPGAVCISILGEGWRPDLKIVSVINALYYLLSDPNPDNVFDHPRCLEAAEICRKYGFPKHRIERKEEETAKFNIIPIPTATPKTQDVGDILRFKLRDK
- a CDS encoding ThiF family adenylyltransferase, which gives rise to MKVEVEIPRLKKIIIDVDEESTVEQLKKRLCEELSLESSLTTILQGGKPIPEGQQLKNQNEGKFELDYLWSRQALIWGLEGQKLLRESKVFIAGAGALGNETAKNLALMGVGHITIADHDKVETSNLSRCVFFDKKDVGKFKAHTLAQKLGKKFPYVKFKAYNMRVEEVPEEEFLSSNVLISGLDNLTSRAYMASLANRYNIPLVDGGMVGNLCRVQSFSPGQSPCPICMVPVLDYGQLTGLRNPCSAPLEETTIPSFITATSLVSAVQSSEAVKLILKGANSLREDLNLRPLEGVLIIDLQFNRFSLMPLKKNPNCFVCGIRGIAKNHVRILELNFNGQPVPYRLLIEKIKEKLEAEELHLYERKNGRYINLVKNQRADEKRINTGSYIHVIFKNRKDEYRETIIKLI